In Vibrio alfacsensis, the following proteins share a genomic window:
- the fabV gene encoding enoyl-ACP reductase FabV, which translates to MQIEPLIQGVVARSAHPYGCRASIKEQIDYVKQAPQIKQGPKRVLIIGASSGFGLAARIALTFGGAEADTIGVSFERGPSDKGVGSAGWYNNIFKDEATHHGRTAINVVGDAFSNTVRTQVIEAIETYFEGEVDLVIYSLATGVRPNTDSEELWRSVIKPIGESVTGASIMLENDQWIESTLEPATEDEAEATIKVMGGADWESWIDTLINAESLAEGCKTIAFSYMGPEVTHPIYLDGTLGRAKVDLHQTSHALNLKLANFNGGAYATVCKALVTKASVFIPTLSPYLLALYRVMKEKGTHERCIEQMQRLFTTKLYGQSKVPVDGERLIRIDDLELAPEVQKQVSALLEQMNASNFKELGDYAGFKDDFMKLNGFNFSDVDYSQDISLKTLKTQTVIKPNCTQHSF; encoded by the coding sequence ATGCAAATAGAACCGTTAATTCAAGGTGTTGTCGCTCGTTCAGCACATCCGTATGGGTGCCGAGCTTCCATTAAAGAGCAAATTGATTACGTTAAACAGGCGCCACAGATCAAACAAGGCCCAAAACGAGTGTTGATTATTGGAGCTTCCTCCGGTTTTGGCTTAGCCGCTCGTATTGCCCTTACATTTGGTGGAGCAGAAGCTGACACAATTGGTGTTTCGTTTGAAAGAGGGCCATCAGATAAAGGCGTTGGCAGTGCTGGTTGGTACAACAACATTTTTAAGGATGAAGCGACTCACCACGGACGAACCGCGATTAATGTTGTCGGCGATGCTTTTTCGAATACTGTACGTACCCAAGTTATCGAAGCCATTGAAACCTACTTTGAGGGTGAAGTAGATTTAGTGATTTATAGCTTAGCGACGGGCGTTCGTCCTAATACTGATTCTGAAGAGCTTTGGCGTAGTGTTATCAAACCGATTGGTGAATCCGTTACCGGTGCATCCATCATGCTTGAAAACGACCAATGGATCGAATCCACGCTTGAGCCTGCCACTGAAGACGAAGCGGAAGCGACGATCAAAGTAATGGGCGGTGCTGATTGGGAAAGTTGGATCGACACCTTAATTAATGCTGAATCCCTAGCGGAGGGATGTAAGACGATTGCTTTTTCTTATATGGGGCCAGAAGTTACCCACCCTATCTACCTAGATGGTACTCTTGGGCGTGCTAAGGTAGATTTACACCAAACTAGCCACGCGCTTAACCTCAAATTAGCGAATTTTAATGGCGGAGCATACGCGACCGTTTGTAAGGCTCTGGTCACCAAAGCAAGTGTGTTTATCCCTACTTTAAGTCCATACTTACTCGCGCTTTATCGCGTTATGAAAGAGAAAGGCACTCATGAGCGATGCATCGAACAAATGCAGCGTTTGTTTACTACTAAACTGTACGGCCAAAGCAAAGTCCCCGTTGATGGTGAACGTTTGATTCGAATTGACGACCTAGAATTGGCTCCTGAAGTGCAAAAACAAGTTTCTGCATTACTAGAGCAAATGAATGCGAGCAACTTTAAAGAACTAGGTGATTACGCTGGCTTTAAAGATGATTTTATGAAGCTAAATGGTTTCAATTTTTCAGATGTCGATTACTCACAAGACATTTCGTTAAAAACACTAAAAACTCAAACCGTAATAAAACCAAACTGCACTCAACATAGTTTTTAG
- the tesA gene encoding multifunctional acyl-CoA thioesterase I/protease I/lysophospholipase L1, with amino-acid sequence MIRLLSLVLFLCLSVTAHANEKLLVLGDSLSAGYQMPIEESWPSLLPDALLEHGQDVKVVNGSISGDTTGNGLARLPQLLEQHTPDMVLIELGANDGLRGFPPTLITSNLSKMITMIKDSGAEVVMMQIRVPPNYGKRYSDMFYDIYPKLAEHQQVGLMPFFLEHIIIKPEWMMDDGLHPKPEAQPFIADFIAQELLKHL; translated from the coding sequence ATGATTCGTTTACTTTCCTTAGTTCTTTTTCTTTGTCTTTCCGTTACCGCACATGCGAACGAAAAGTTACTTGTTTTAGGCGACAGCTTAAGCGCTGGTTATCAAATGCCAATTGAGGAGAGTTGGCCTAGCTTACTCCCTGATGCGTTATTAGAACATGGCCAAGATGTAAAAGTTGTAAACGGAAGCATCTCTGGCGACACAACAGGAAATGGGCTAGCTCGTCTTCCACAACTGCTAGAGCAACATACGCCTGATATGGTTTTAATCGAGCTCGGTGCAAATGACGGCTTGCGAGGCTTTCCTCCAACACTTATTACGTCGAATCTTTCAAAAATGATTACTATGATCAAAGATTCTGGTGCCGAAGTCGTCATGATGCAAATTCGTGTTCCACCAAATTACGGCAAACGCTATAGCGACATGTTCTATGATATTTATCCTAAACTGGCTGAGCATCAACAAGTCGGGCTGATGCCATTCTTTCTTGAACATATCATCATAAAACCGGAATGGATGATGGATGATGGCCTACATCCAAAGCCAGAAGCCCAACCGTTCATCGCTGACTTTATTGCTCAAGAATTGCTTAAACATCTCTAA
- a CDS encoding ABC transporter permease: MSVISSSETNSRSAKPTQNHSPNKSLVRWSFGEIRQGNLWPISVALILVIASIFALSALAERMEQVIVKQGKDALTADAVFVSANPIPESLLSATDKLERATMTRFATMAFSDTGMQLISVRAVDEQYPLMGELVLENSESGPIQASQLWLDERIMAQLDVEKGDVVTIGDADFTVSGAVLMEPGLSFNPFQQMPSAYIHQSDVAKTGAIQVGSRVQYRLFLKGDDGVISQLQESTELSPSDRWRTQDTASRSNEVFERTTQYLSLTVAIVIIMAATTLVLTCQNYVNSRTQTIAMLKSLGASRRWIEKWLVIQVSILLVSASAVGLLLGSGLEYLLRIPLSDLLPNPLPSYGVTPFLTSVVSALLITVPALGIPLLGLIKTPALEVLQQGSSHRSWKHMVLVLVPLIPLLVLYANNTLVWIVLAAIAALFVLLAVISVLITKFLANISTRPAMKLALSRINRTPVTSGLQFGALSLSLMLLSIIWLVRSDILADWSRTLPADAPNVFALNIADYELASYLETLDANGVTRSQAFPIIRGRLAEINGQDVKEMEFAGDGSDAIRRELNLTWGDTLPEYNDILEGDWTNKASVSVEAQVASDLEIQLGDTLRFVINSQNFDATVDSIRHVEWRDMKPNFYFIFSSDVMASLPGSYLISYRINDDNEALLTSMSRAHPTVSVLDIRTMGDKIQALIQQIVSAITILALLGVVAGLLLIFTLLRLSLSQRQQEIRLYRTLGSSKKRINTTLWAEYGIMAFVASGIAALAAELCVAAVMTYGFDLKPQIHPELWIALPTATFAVLALVVMSLLKRLLTPVST; this comes from the coding sequence ATGTCCGTGATCTCTTCAAGTGAAACGAATTCGCGCTCAGCCAAACCTACACAGAATCACTCACCAAATAAGAGCTTGGTCCGTTGGAGCTTTGGTGAAATACGTCAAGGAAACCTTTGGCCTATCAGTGTGGCTTTGATCTTGGTGATTGCCAGTATCTTTGCGCTATCAGCACTCGCAGAGCGCATGGAGCAAGTCATCGTTAAGCAAGGAAAAGATGCACTGACCGCCGACGCGGTGTTTGTCTCCGCGAATCCAATTCCAGAGTCGTTGTTGTCAGCAACAGACAAATTAGAGCGTGCGACCATGACGCGCTTTGCTACGATGGCATTTAGCGATACAGGGATGCAACTAATTTCCGTTCGAGCAGTGGATGAACAATATCCATTGATGGGGGAATTGGTATTAGAAAACAGTGAATCCGGACCAATTCAAGCGTCTCAACTTTGGTTGGATGAGCGCATCATGGCTCAACTTGATGTGGAAAAGGGTGACGTTGTCACTATTGGTGATGCTGACTTTACTGTGTCGGGGGCGGTTCTGATGGAGCCAGGCCTAAGCTTTAATCCTTTCCAACAAATGCCATCGGCATATATTCACCAAAGCGACGTGGCAAAAACCGGCGCGATTCAAGTTGGTAGCCGAGTACAATATCGCCTTTTTCTTAAAGGGGACGATGGGGTGATAAGCCAACTTCAAGAGAGTACAGAGCTATCACCCAGTGATCGTTGGAGAACTCAAGATACAGCAAGCCGTAGCAATGAGGTATTTGAGCGTACGACTCAATATCTGTCTTTAACGGTCGCGATTGTGATTATTATGGCTGCAACGACACTGGTTTTGACTTGTCAGAATTATGTGAACAGCCGTACACAAACCATTGCTATGTTAAAAAGTCTCGGAGCCAGTCGTCGTTGGATAGAAAAATGGCTTGTAATTCAAGTGTCTATTCTTCTAGTTAGTGCCAGTGCAGTTGGGCTTCTGTTAGGCAGCGGGCTTGAGTATTTGTTGAGGATTCCTTTATCGGATTTATTACCTAATCCGCTACCTAGTTACGGCGTCACTCCATTTTTAACGTCGGTGGTTTCAGCATTATTAATCACTGTGCCAGCGTTAGGAATTCCATTACTCGGTCTTATCAAGACGCCAGCATTGGAAGTGCTGCAACAAGGTAGTAGTCATCGCTCTTGGAAGCACATGGTATTGGTGTTGGTTCCGTTGATACCACTTCTCGTGTTATACGCGAACAACACCTTGGTCTGGATTGTCCTTGCTGCGATTGCTGCATTATTTGTTTTGCTTGCCGTTATTAGTGTGTTGATTACCAAGTTTCTCGCAAATATCTCAACTCGACCAGCAATGAAACTAGCACTCAGTCGAATAAATAGAACACCGGTAACCAGTGGATTGCAGTTTGGCGCGCTGTCACTTTCACTTATGTTACTGTCAATCATCTGGTTGGTTCGTAGCGACATTTTGGCGGACTGGTCAAGAACACTTCCTGCCGATGCGCCTAATGTTTTTGCATTAAACATTGCTGACTATGAATTGGCAAGCTATTTAGAAACACTTGATGCTAATGGCGTGACAAGGTCACAAGCATTTCCAATCATTAGAGGTCGACTCGCGGAAATCAACGGTCAAGACGTCAAAGAGATGGAGTTTGCTGGTGATGGTTCAGATGCCATTCGAAGAGAGCTGAACCTCACTTGGGGTGATACGTTACCCGAGTACAATGACATACTCGAGGGTGATTGGACCAATAAGGCGAGTGTTTCCGTGGAAGCGCAAGTTGCCTCTGATTTAGAGATCCAACTCGGCGACACGTTGCGATTTGTTATTAATAGCCAAAACTTTGATGCTACCGTTGACAGTATTCGCCATGTGGAATGGCGTGATATGAAGCCGAACTTCTATTTCATCTTTTCATCCGATGTCATGGCAAGTCTACCGGGATCTTATTTGATCAGTTATCGAATCAATGACGATAATGAAGCATTACTTACCTCAATGTCGCGCGCGCATCCGACCGTTTCAGTGCTCGATATCCGCACCATGGGTGACAAAATCCAAGCGCTTATCCAACAGATCGTGTCTGCCATTACCATTCTTGCTCTGTTGGGTGTGGTAGCAGGACTCTTACTGATATTCACACTGCTACGTTTAAGCCTTTCTCAACGTCAGCAAGAGATTCGCCTATATCGAACATTAGGTTCGAGCAAAAAACGAATCAATACCACATTGTGGGCGGAATACGGCATTATGGCGTTTGTTGCCAGTGGCATTGCTGCATTGGCCGCTGAGTTGTGTGTGGCCGCGGTGATGACGTATGGCTTCGATCTTAAACCGCAAATTCATCCGGAATTGTGGATAGCTTTACCGACGGCAACGTTTGCGGTACTTGCACTCGTTGTAATGAGTCTTCTG